The proteins below are encoded in one region of Streptomyces marianii:
- a CDS encoding acetyl-CoA C-acetyltransferase has product MADAFIVEAVRTPVGRRGGGLAAVHPADLGAHVLRALVDRAGIDPAAVDDVVFGCLDTVGPQAGDVARTSWLAAGLPEEVPGVTVDRQCGSSQQAVHFAAQGVMSGTQDLVVAGGVQNMSRIPIAFASRRAAEPLGLTEGPFAGSEGWRARYGDAPVDQFHGAELIARKWGITRRAMEEFALGSHRRAVRAIDEGRFARETVAYGSVTEDEGPRRDTTLERMAVLPPVVEGGTITAACSSQVSDGAAAMLLASERAVRRHGLTPRARVHHLSVRGEDPIRMLSAPVPATAHALKKTGLTIDDIDLVEINEAFAPVALAWLEETGADPARVNVNGGAIALGHPLGATGVRLMTTLLHELERTGGRFGLQTMCEGGGQANVTIIERM; this is encoded by the coding sequence ATGGCCGATGCATTCATCGTCGAAGCGGTCCGCACCCCGGTGGGCCGGCGCGGGGGCGGCCTCGCCGCCGTGCACCCCGCCGATCTGGGCGCGCACGTCCTGAGGGCCCTGGTCGACCGCGCCGGGATAGACCCGGCGGCCGTGGACGACGTCGTCTTCGGCTGTCTCGACACGGTCGGCCCGCAGGCCGGCGACGTCGCCCGGACGAGCTGGCTGGCCGCCGGGCTGCCCGAGGAGGTGCCCGGCGTCACCGTCGACCGTCAGTGCGGCTCGTCGCAGCAGGCCGTGCACTTCGCAGCCCAGGGCGTGATGTCGGGCACCCAGGACCTCGTCGTCGCCGGCGGTGTGCAGAACATGTCCCGGATACCCATCGCCTTCGCCTCCCGGCGGGCGGCCGAGCCCCTGGGACTCACCGAGGGGCCGTTCGCCGGCAGCGAGGGCTGGCGCGCCCGGTACGGCGACGCGCCCGTCGACCAGTTCCACGGCGCCGAGCTCATCGCACGGAAGTGGGGCATCACCCGCCGCGCCATGGAGGAGTTCGCCCTCGGCTCCCACCGGCGGGCCGTGCGTGCGATCGACGAGGGGCGCTTCGCGCGGGAGACCGTCGCGTACGGCAGCGTCACCGAGGACGAGGGCCCGCGCCGCGACACCACCCTGGAGCGGATGGCGGTCCTCCCGCCCGTGGTCGAGGGCGGCACGATCACCGCCGCCTGCTCCTCCCAGGTGTCGGACGGGGCTGCGGCGATGCTGCTCGCGAGCGAACGCGCCGTACGGCGGCACGGGCTGACCCCGCGCGCCCGTGTGCACCACCTCTCGGTGCGCGGCGAGGACCCGATCCGCATGCTGTCGGCGCCCGTCCCGGCGACGGCCCACGCGCTGAAGAAGACCGGCCTCACCATCGACGACATCGACCTGGTCGAGATCAACGAGGCCTTCGCGCCGGTCGCCCTCGCCTGGCTCGAGGAGACGGGCGCCGACCCGGCCCGCGTCAACGTCAACGGCGGCGCCATCGCCCTCGGGCACCCCCTGGGCGCCACTGGGGTCCGGCTGATGACCACGCTGCTGCACGAACTGGAACGCACCGGCGGCCGGTTCGGGCTCCAGACGATGTGCGAGGGCGGCGGCCAGGCCAACGTGACGATCATCGAACGGATGTAG
- a CDS encoding cold-shock protein, with the protein MATGTVKWFNSEKGFGFIAQDGGGADVFAHYSNIATQGFRELQEGQKVSFDVTQGPKGPQAENIVPA; encoded by the coding sequence ATGGCCACCGGCACCGTGAAGTGGTTCAACTCGGAAAAGGGCTTCGGCTTCATCGCGCAGGACGGCGGCGGCGCCGACGTCTTCGCCCACTACTCCAACATCGCCACCCAGGGCTTCCGCGAGCTCCAGGAGGGCCAGAAGGTCAGCTTCGACGTCACGCAGGGCCCGAAGGGCCCGCAGGCGGAGAACATCGTCCCCGCCTGA
- a CDS encoding DEAD/DEAH box helicase codes for MTRSARPARKRPAERTAKRAPKGAGGVGRTVGPQDFTVPEPRVPALAAVRAFEELTDLPAALLKALAAQGVTEPFPIQAATLPNSLAGRDLLGRGRTGSGKTLAFGLALLARTAGRRAEPGAPLGLVLVPTRELAQQVTDALTPYATAVNLRLATVVGGLSITKQANQLRRGAEVLVATPGRLQDLVERGDCRLGEVAVTVLDEADQMADMGFLPQVTALLKQVEPGGQRMLFSATLDRNIDRLVRGFLSDPVVHSVDPSAGAVTTMEHHVLHVADETDKKAVTVRIAARDGRVILFLDTKRSVDRLVKRLLASGVRAAGLHGGRTQPQRNRTLDQFKNGQVSALVATNVAARGIHVDDLDLVVNVDPPMDHKDYLHRGGRTARAGESGSVVTLVLPDQKREMTRLMADAGITPCTAAVRSGDEELARLTGAREPSGVAVTVEAPPAPQSAAAKSRPKRRRAQGGGRAGGRGEAVREDTGARTDGGRRTGARDEAGRTERGSADGGRAKGGRAARGGTGRDDGGRARGGRAAQGGTGRGETGRTGAGRAGGGAGQQRGRTAGRPQGGSRGSSAAAR; via the coding sequence ATGACTCGTTCCGCACGCCCCGCACGCAAGCGGCCGGCCGAGCGCACGGCGAAGCGGGCCCCGAAAGGGGCCGGCGGTGTCGGCCGTACGGTGGGCCCGCAGGACTTCACCGTTCCGGAGCCCCGTGTCCCTGCCCTGGCCGCCGTCCGGGCCTTCGAGGAGCTGACGGACCTGCCGGCGGCGCTGCTGAAGGCCCTCGCCGCGCAGGGGGTCACGGAGCCGTTCCCGATCCAGGCGGCGACGCTGCCGAACTCGCTCGCCGGCCGTGATCTCCTCGGGCGCGGGCGTACCGGATCCGGCAAGACCCTCGCCTTCGGGCTGGCGCTGCTCGCCCGTACCGCCGGGCGCCGGGCGGAGCCGGGTGCTCCCCTCGGGCTCGTGCTCGTTCCCACACGGGAGCTGGCGCAGCAGGTGACGGACGCCCTCACCCCCTACGCGACCGCGGTGAACCTGCGTCTGGCGACGGTCGTCGGAGGGCTGTCGATCACCAAGCAGGCCAACCAGCTGCGGCGCGGAGCCGAGGTGCTCGTGGCGACGCCGGGCCGGTTGCAGGACCTCGTCGAGCGGGGCGACTGCCGTCTCGGCGAGGTGGCGGTCACGGTGCTGGACGAGGCCGACCAGATGGCCGACATGGGTTTCCTCCCCCAGGTCACCGCCTTGCTGAAGCAGGTGGAGCCCGGCGGGCAGCGCATGCTGTTCTCGGCCACCCTGGACCGGAACATCGACCGGCTGGTACGGGGGTTCCTGAGCGACCCCGTGGTGCACTCGGTCGACCCGTCCGCCGGTGCCGTCACCACCATGGAGCACCACGTCCTCCACGTCGCCGACGAGACCGACAAGAAGGCCGTCACCGTGCGCATAGCGGCCCGCGACGGCCGCGTCATCCTCTTCCTCGACACCAAGCGTTCCGTGGACCGTCTGGTCAAGCGGCTGCTGGCCAGCGGTGTACGGGCGGCGGGCCTGCACGGGGGCCGCACCCAGCCCCAGCGCAACCGCACCCTCGACCAGTTCAAGAACGGCCAGGTCAGCGCGCTGGTCGCCACCAACGTCGCCGCCCGCGGCATCCATGTGGACGACCTGGATCTCGTCGTGAACGTCGATCCGCCGATGGACCACAAGGACTATCTGCACCGGGGCGGCCGCACCGCGCGGGCGGGCGAGTCGGGCAGCGTCGTGACCCTCGTACTGCCGGACCAGAAGCGGGAGATGACCCGGCTGATGGCGGACGCCGGGATCACTCCGTGTACCGCCGCGGTCAGGTCCGGGGACGAGGAGCTGGCCCGGCTGACCGGAGCCCGCGAACCGTCTGGTGTGGCGGTGACCGTCGAGGCGCCCCCCGCCCCCCAGTCGGCCGCCGCGAAGTCCCGGCCGAAACGGAGGCGCGCGCAGGGCGGCGGCCGTGCCGGTGGACGTGGCGAGGCCGTCCGCGAGGACACCGGTGCTCGCACCGACGGCGGGCGCCGGACCGGTGCGCGAGACGAGGCCGGCCGCACGGAGCGGGGATCGGCCGACGGCGGGCGTGCCAAGGGCGGCCGCGCAGCCCGGGGCGGTACCGGCCGTGACGACGGCGGACGTGCGAGGGGCGGCCGCGCCGCCCAGGGCGGCACCGGGCGCGGCGAAACCGGACGCACCGGTGCCGGGCGGGCCGGGGGCGGCGCGGGGCAGCAGCGCGGACGCACCGCGGGCCGGCCTCAGGGCGGGTCCAGGGGCAGCAGCGCCGCGGCCCGCTGA
- a CDS encoding NAD(P)H-dependent flavin oxidoreductase: MRTALTELTGVRHPVVQTGMGWVAGPRLVSAAANAGALGVLASATMTPARLRQAVREVKARTQAPFGVNLRADAGDARERVRIVVDEGVRVASFALAPSRELIAELKDAGVVVIPSVGARRHAEKVAAWGADAVIVQGGEGGGHTGDVATTVLLPQVVDAVDIPVVAAGGFHDGRGLVAALAYGAAGIAMGTRFLLTSDSTVPDAVKARYLAASVRDVTVTTAVDGLPHRMLRSDLVETLERSGRTRALLHALRRAAGFRKLSGLSWPEMVRDGLALRHGKDLSWSQVLLAANTPMLLRAAMVEGRTDLGVMASGQVAGVIGDLPSCAELVGRVMAEAEGVLRGLRTVD, encoded by the coding sequence ATGAGGACGGCGCTCACCGAGCTCACCGGAGTGCGGCACCCCGTCGTCCAGACCGGCATGGGCTGGGTCGCGGGACCTCGGCTGGTCTCGGCGGCCGCGAACGCCGGCGCCCTGGGGGTCCTGGCCTCCGCGACGATGACGCCGGCCCGGCTGCGGCAGGCGGTCCGCGAGGTGAAGGCCCGCACTCAGGCGCCGTTCGGGGTCAATCTGCGGGCCGACGCAGGGGACGCCCGGGAACGGGTGCGGATCGTCGTCGACGAGGGCGTACGGGTGGCGTCGTTCGCGCTGGCCCCGTCCCGGGAGCTGATCGCGGAGCTCAAGGACGCGGGCGTGGTCGTGATCCCGTCGGTCGGCGCGCGGCGCCACGCCGAGAAGGTCGCGGCCTGGGGTGCCGACGCCGTGATCGTGCAGGGCGGCGAGGGCGGCGGGCACACCGGCGACGTGGCGACGACCGTGCTGCTGCCGCAGGTGGTGGACGCCGTGGACATCCCGGTCGTCGCGGCGGGCGGTTTCCACGACGGGCGCGGTCTGGTGGCGGCGCTCGCGTACGGGGCCGCGGGCATCGCCATGGGCACGCGCTTCCTGCTCACGTCCGACTCGACGGTGCCGGACGCGGTGAAGGCCCGTTATCTGGCGGCGTCCGTCAGGGACGTCACGGTCACCACCGCCGTCGACGGCCTGCCGCACCGTATGCTCCGCTCCGACCTCGTCGAGACCCTCGAACGTTCCGGTCGCACCCGCGCCCTGCTGCACGCGCTGCGCAGGGCGGCGGGCTTCCGGAAGCTCTCCGGGCTGTCCTGGCCGGAGATGGTCCGCGACGGCCTGGCGCTGCGGCACGGCAAGGACCTCTCCTGGAGCCAGGTCCTGCTCGCCGCCAACACCCCGATGCTGCTGCGGGCGGCGATGGTCGAGGGCCGTACCGATCTCGGTGTGATGGCGTCCGGCCAGGTCGCGGGCGTGATCGGGGACCTGCCGAGCTGCGCGGAGCTGGTCGGCCGGGTGATGGCGGAGGCGGAGGGGGTGCTGCGGGGGCTGCGGACCGTGGACTGA
- a CDS encoding CoA-transferase subunit beta, producing the protein MSVDQVRTPVPSRSEYCVIACAEAWRGDGEVLASPMGLIPSLGARLARRTFSPDLLLTDGEALLVGPDGEVEGWLPYRRHLTVVTGGKRHVMMGASQLDRYGNQNISCIGDWSRPARQLLGVRGAPVNTLNNRVSYWVPRHSTRVFVEKVDMVSGVGYDRAGGARFHRIPRVVTNLGVFDFETPDRSMRLASLHPGVTLEEVREATGFPLAVPGGGSVPRTREPTTEELRLVREVLDPDGRRDREIGAR; encoded by the coding sequence GTGAGCGTCGACCAGGTCCGCACCCCCGTGCCGTCCCGCTCCGAGTACTGCGTGATCGCCTGCGCCGAGGCGTGGCGCGGCGACGGCGAGGTGCTGGCGAGCCCCATGGGGCTGATCCCCTCCCTCGGCGCCCGGCTCGCCCGGCGCACCTTCTCCCCCGACCTCCTGCTCACCGACGGCGAGGCGCTGCTCGTCGGTCCGGACGGGGAGGTGGAGGGCTGGCTTCCGTACCGTCGCCATCTCACGGTGGTCACCGGCGGCAAGCGGCACGTCATGATGGGCGCGAGCCAGCTCGACCGGTACGGCAACCAGAACATCTCCTGCATCGGCGACTGGTCCCGGCCGGCGCGCCAGCTCCTCGGGGTGCGCGGGGCGCCGGTGAACACCCTCAACAACCGGGTCAGTTACTGGGTCCCCCGGCACTCGACCCGGGTCTTCGTCGAGAAGGTCGACATGGTCAGCGGCGTCGGGTACGACCGCGCGGGCGGGGCGCGCTTCCACCGGATCCCTCGCGTCGTCACGAACCTGGGGGTCTTCGACTTCGAGACGCCGGACCGGTCGATGCGGCTCGCCTCCCTGCATCCGGGCGTCACCCTGGAGGAGGTCCGGGAGGCGACCGGCTTCCCGCTCGCCGTCCCCGGCGGCGGCTCCGTCCCGCGCACCCGCGAACCCACCACCGAGGAGCTGCGGCTCGTCCGCGAGGTGCTCGATCCGGACGGCCGGCGCGACCGTGAGATCGGCGCCCGATGA
- a CDS encoding CoA transferase subunit A: protein MADKTMTADDVAGRLRSGMALGIGGWGSRRKPMALVRALLRSGATGLTVVSYGGPDVGMLCAAGRVRRLVAPFATLDSVPLEPHFRAAREAGTIAMTELDEAMFMWGLHAAANRLPFMPVRAGLGSDVMRVNPELRTVRSPYGDGEEFVAVPALRLDAALVHLNRADRLGNGQYLGPDPYFDDLFCEAADEAYVSCERLVETAELTKDAAPQTLLVGRHTVTGVVEAPDGAHFTSCAPDHARDESFQKLYATTPWPEFAERFLSGPDEHAYRSAVRAWHEEQR, encoded by the coding sequence ATGGCGGACAAGACGATGACCGCCGACGACGTCGCGGGGCGGCTGCGCAGCGGCATGGCCCTGGGCATCGGCGGCTGGGGCTCGCGCCGCAAACCGATGGCCCTGGTACGGGCGCTGCTGCGGTCCGGGGCCACCGGCCTGACCGTCGTCTCCTACGGCGGCCCGGACGTGGGGATGCTGTGTGCGGCGGGGCGGGTGCGCAGGCTGGTCGCGCCGTTCGCGACGCTCGACTCCGTACCGCTGGAGCCCCACTTCCGGGCGGCCCGCGAGGCGGGCACGATCGCGATGACGGAGCTGGACGAGGCGATGTTCATGTGGGGGCTGCACGCCGCGGCCAACCGGCTCCCCTTCATGCCCGTGCGGGCCGGCCTCGGTTCGGACGTCATGCGGGTCAACCCGGAACTGCGCACGGTCCGTTCGCCGTACGGCGACGGCGAGGAGTTCGTCGCGGTCCCGGCACTGCGCCTGGACGCCGCCCTGGTCCACCTCAACCGTGCCGACCGGCTCGGCAACGGCCAGTACCTCGGGCCCGACCCCTACTTCGACGACCTCTTCTGCGAGGCGGCCGACGAGGCGTACGTCTCGTGCGAGCGGCTCGTGGAGACGGCCGAGCTGACCAAGGACGCCGCCCCGCAGACCCTGCTCGTCGGACGGCACACCGTCACGGGCGTCGTCGAGGCCCCGGACGGGGCGCACTTCACGTCCTGCGCCCCCGATCACGCCCGTGACGAGTCCTTCCAGAAGCTGTACGCGACCACGCCGTGGCCGGAGTTCGCCGAGCGCTTCCTGTCGGGTCCCGACGAGCACGCCTACCGGTCCGCCGTGCGGGCCTGGCACGAGGAGCAGCGGTGA
- a CDS encoding enoyl-CoA hydratase family protein — translation MGVSTASPEKGVRVVTVDFPPVNALPVHGWYALADSVRRAGRDPEVRCVVLAAEGRGFNAGVDIKELQRDAGHEALIGANRGCHEAFGAVYECEVPVVAAVHGFCLGGGIGLVGNADAVVASDDAVFGLPELDRGALGAATHLARLVPQHLMRTLYYTSRTVTAAELRAHGSVWRVVPRDGLRAAALGLAREVAAKDGRLIRLAKAAINGIDPVDVHRSYRYEQGFTFEANLAGTAGRVRDTFGKEA, via the coding sequence ATGGGTGTCTCCACCGCAAGCCCGGAGAAGGGCGTTCGCGTCGTGACGGTCGACTTCCCGCCCGTCAACGCCCTCCCCGTCCACGGCTGGTACGCACTCGCCGACTCCGTGCGCCGCGCCGGCCGGGACCCGGAGGTCCGCTGTGTGGTCCTGGCCGCCGAGGGCCGCGGCTTCAACGCGGGCGTCGACATCAAGGAGTTGCAGCGCGACGCCGGGCACGAGGCCCTGATCGGCGCCAACCGGGGCTGCCACGAGGCCTTCGGGGCCGTCTACGAGTGCGAGGTCCCCGTCGTGGCCGCCGTGCACGGCTTCTGTCTGGGCGGCGGGATCGGACTCGTCGGGAACGCCGACGCCGTGGTGGCCTCCGACGACGCCGTCTTCGGGCTGCCGGAGCTGGACCGGGGCGCGCTCGGGGCGGCCACGCACCTCGCCCGGCTCGTCCCCCAGCACCTGATGCGCACCCTGTACTACACCTCCCGCACCGTGACGGCCGCCGAACTGCGCGCCCACGGTTCGGTCTGGCGGGTCGTCCCCCGCGACGGGCTCCGGGCCGCGGCCCTGGGGCTGGCGCGCGAGGTCGCCGCCAAGGACGGCCGTCTCATCCGGCTGGCCAAGGCCGCCATCAACGGCATCGACCCGGTGGACGTGCACCGCAGCTACCGGTACGAGCAGGGCTTCACCTTCGAGGCGAACCTCGCCGGGACCGCGGGCCGCGTCCGGGACACCTTCGGCAAGGAGGCCTGA
- a CDS encoding SDR family oxidoreductase produces MELDGRVAVVTGGTRGVGAGIARAFLAAGADVVVCARRPPGAPVASAGRTARFLPVDLREPAAVDDFLAEVARSHGRLDALVNNAGGAPYRLLRDGGPARHARVLELNLVAPLTVSLAAHGLLRAARGCVVMVGSVSATRPSPGTAAYGAAKAGLESLARSMAVEWAPEVRVNTVVPGMVRTELSHLHYGDEQGVAAVGRTVPLGRLAEPGEIGDAAVFLASPRAAYISGASLLVHGGGERPAFLGAATVNGGGSGGGPAVAGGAVVDGARAGVDRDRSGAGGEGPGAGGAAGRTACAPARAADDKEG; encoded by the coding sequence ATGGAGCTGGACGGGAGGGTCGCGGTCGTCACCGGCGGAACGCGCGGTGTCGGCGCGGGCATCGCAAGGGCGTTCCTGGCGGCCGGGGCGGACGTCGTCGTCTGCGCCCGCAGACCACCCGGCGCACCCGTCGCCTCCGCAGGACGCACGGCCCGGTTCCTGCCCGTCGACCTGCGGGAGCCGGCGGCCGTCGACGACTTCCTCGCCGAGGTCGCCCGCAGCCACGGCCGGCTCGACGCCCTGGTCAACAACGCCGGCGGGGCGCCGTACCGGCTGCTGCGGGACGGCGGCCCGGCGCGGCACGCGCGGGTGCTGGAACTGAACCTGGTCGCACCGCTGACGGTCTCGCTCGCCGCGCACGGACTGCTGCGCGCCGCACGCGGGTGCGTGGTGATGGTCGGCAGCGTGAGCGCGACCCGGCCGTCGCCGGGAACCGCCGCCTACGGAGCGGCCAAGGCGGGGCTGGAGAGCCTCGCCCGGTCCATGGCGGTGGAGTGGGCGCCGGAGGTCCGGGTGAACACGGTCGTGCCCGGAATGGTGCGCACGGAACTGTCGCACCTGCACTACGGCGACGAGCAGGGGGTCGCGGCGGTGGGCCGCACCGTACCGCTGGGCCGGCTCGCCGAACCGGGCGAGATCGGCGACGCGGCCGTGTTCCTCGCGTCCCCAAGGGCGGCGTACATCAGCGGGGCGTCCCTGCTGGTCCACGGAGGAGGGGAGCGCCCCGCGTTCCTCGGCGCCGCGACGGTCAACGGGGGCGGGTCGGGCGGCGGGCCCGCGGTCGCCGGTGGGGCGGTGGTGGACGGCGCCAGGGCCGGGGTGGACCGCGACCGGTCCGGTGCGGGCGGCGAAGGGCCCGGTGCGGGCGGCGCCGCGGGCAGGACGGCCTGCGCCCCCGCGAGGGCCGCCGACGACAAGGAGGGCTGA
- a CDS encoding SDR family oxidoreductase, with translation MNAVAGICRDRVVAVTGAGRGLGRAHALAFAAEGARVVVNDLGVGPDGTPVGDSPAGRVVEEIRARGGEAVPHSGDVASAEGAASLVATALGSFGRLDTLVNNAGFLRDRMLVNLDEDDWDAVVRVHLKGHFLPLRHAAVHWRAETRAGREPSARVVNTSSGAGLLGSVGQGGYSAAKAGIVGLTLVAAAELSRYGVQVNAIAPAARTRMTERTFAEAMAAPEDPGAFDAMAPENVSPLVVWLGSTPSAGVTGRVFEAEAGRITVMEGWRRGPTADRGARWTPAEAGEEALRLLAEGTPPQPVYGAR, from the coding sequence ATGAACGCAGTTGCCGGGATCTGCCGTGACCGGGTGGTGGCCGTGACGGGTGCGGGCCGTGGGCTGGGGCGCGCACACGCGCTGGCGTTCGCGGCGGAGGGCGCGCGGGTCGTGGTCAACGACCTGGGAGTCGGGCCGGACGGCACCCCTGTCGGGGACAGCCCGGCCGGCCGGGTCGTCGAGGAGATCCGCGCGCGGGGCGGCGAGGCGGTGCCCCACTCGGGCGACGTGGCCTCGGCCGAGGGAGCCGCCTCGCTGGTGGCGACGGCGCTCGGCTCCTTCGGGCGGCTCGACACGCTCGTCAACAACGCCGGCTTCCTGCGCGACCGGATGCTGGTCAACCTCGACGAGGACGACTGGGACGCCGTGGTGCGGGTCCATCTGAAGGGCCACTTCCTGCCCCTGAGGCACGCGGCGGTCCACTGGCGGGCCGAGACCCGGGCGGGGCGCGAGCCCTCGGCCCGCGTCGTCAACACCTCCAGCGGGGCGGGCCTGCTGGGCTCGGTCGGCCAGGGGGGCTACAGCGCGGCCAAGGCCGGCATCGTGGGCCTGACCCTCGTCGCGGCGGCGGAACTGTCGCGCTACGGCGTCCAGGTCAACGCCATCGCCCCGGCCGCGCGGACGCGCATGACGGAGCGGACCTTTGCCGAGGCGATGGCGGCGCCGGAGGACCCCGGAGCCTTCGACGCGATGGCGCCGGAGAACGTCTCGCCCCTGGTGGTGTGGCTGGGCTCGACGCCGTCCGCGGGCGTGACCGGCCGGGTCTTCGAGGCGGAGGCGGGCCGGATCACGGTCATGGAGGGCTGGCGGCGGGGCCCCACGGCCGACCGCGGTGCCCGCTGGACCCCGGCGGAGGCGGGGGAGGAGGCACTGAGACTCCTCGCGGAGGGGACGCCGCCGCAGCCGGTGTACGGGGCGCGGTAG
- a CDS encoding S1 family peptidase: MNKLVRALKRCAVVGAVALAAVSLQPASASAAAPPVVGGTRAAQGEFPFMVRLSMGCGGSLLTQQIVLTAAHCVGSSGNNTSITATAGVVDLRSSSAIKVRSTKVLRAPGYNGNGKDWALIKLAQPINLPTLNIAESAAYDNGTFTVAGWGAAREGGPQQRYLLKAQVPFVSDASCRQSYPSLIADEEICAGFTQGGIDTCQGDSGGPMFRRDNAGAWIQVGIVSWGQGCARPDYPGVYTEVSTFASAIKSAAATL, from the coding sequence TTGAACAAGCTCGTTCGCGCCCTCAAGAGATGCGCGGTCGTCGGCGCCGTCGCCCTCGCGGCCGTCAGCCTCCAGCCCGCCTCCGCCTCCGCCGCCGCCCCGCCCGTCGTCGGCGGAACCCGCGCCGCCCAGGGCGAGTTCCCCTTCATGGTCCGGCTCTCCATGGGCTGCGGCGGTTCCCTGCTCACCCAGCAGATCGTCCTCACCGCCGCCCACTGCGTCGGATCCTCCGGCAACAACACCAGCATCACCGCCACCGCCGGTGTCGTGGACCTCCGCAGTTCCAGCGCCATCAAGGTCCGGTCCACCAAGGTCCTCCGGGCCCCCGGCTACAACGGCAACGGCAAGGACTGGGCGCTGATCAAGCTCGCCCAGCCGATCAACCTGCCGACGCTGAACATCGCCGAGTCGGCCGCGTACGACAACGGCACCTTCACCGTCGCCGGCTGGGGTGCGGCTCGCGAGGGCGGCCCGCAGCAGCGCTACCTGCTCAAGGCGCAGGTCCCCTTCGTCTCCGACGCCTCCTGCCGGCAGTCCTACCCGAGTCTGATCGCCGACGAGGAGATCTGCGCGGGCTTCACCCAGGGCGGCATCGACACCTGCCAGGGAGACTCCGGCGGACCCATGTTCCGCCGCGACAACGCCGGCGCGTGGATCCAGGTCGGCATCGTCAGCTGGGGCCAGGGCTGCGCCCGCCCCGACTACCCCGGTGTCTACACCGAGGTCTCCACCTTCGCCTCCGCGATCAAGTCCGCCGCGGCGACGCTGTAA
- a CDS encoding chorismate mutase, whose product MTTSETSGTDDSVLAELTRLRESIDNIDAAVVHMLAERFKCTQQVGHLKAEHDLPPADPAREARQIARLRRLAESAKLDPGFAEKLLNFIIAEVIRHHEQIADTPGAATGKG is encoded by the coding sequence ATGACCACCAGCGAGACGAGCGGCACCGACGACTCCGTCCTGGCCGAGCTCACCAGGCTGCGCGAAAGCATCGACAACATCGACGCGGCCGTCGTCCACATGCTCGCCGAGCGCTTCAAATGCACCCAGCAGGTCGGCCACCTCAAGGCCGAACACGATCTCCCGCCCGCCGACCCGGCCCGCGAGGCCCGCCAGATCGCCCGGCTGCGCCGGCTCGCCGAGAGCGCCAAGCTCGACCCCGGCTTCGCCGAGAAACTCCTGAACTTCATCATCGCCGAGGTCATCCGTCACCACGAGCAGATCGCCGACACCCCCGGCGCCGCCACCGGCAAAGGCTGA